The DNA segment CCCGGAAGATATCTTCCTTAGTGAAGATACGAGGCTGGCGGGAGTTGGGATTCCAAAACTCGTAGAGCTCACCAAAAAACTCAGGAGCCGGGGAATATCGATCCCTGAGACACCGCTGTCCCTAGAAGCCTTCATCCAGCAGATCAATCCCTTAATGGGGAAAGCGAGGGCCAAATCTAAGAATGTCATATCCCCTGGCTTTGAGGAATTTATAACGAAGCACCACTCGAGCCCACTAATTAAAATTGAGAGGCTCTCGTTTGCTTATCCCAGCGGGGTCAAAGCGCTTAGGGGTATCTCCCTAACAATCCATAAAGGAGAGTTTGTAGCGATCATGGGGGAGAACGGCGCTGGGAAGACCACCCTGGTTAAACATCTCAACGGCCTTTTGAGGCCCCATGATGGGAGAATTGCCTTTAATGGCGCCGATATTGCAAATCTCAGCGTCGCGGCGCTGGCCAGAAAGATCGGCCTAGTCTTCCAGAATCCTGACGACCAGCTTTTCTCCGAGACTGTTGAGACGGAGATTAGCTTCGCCCTAAATAACTTCGGATTCAAGAAGAATGAGGTTGAAAAGAGGGTGGAATGGGCCCTTAATCTCCTTAACATCAAAAAATATTGTAAATCCAGCCCCTTTCTCCTAAGTGGGGGGGAGAGGAAGAGGGTCGCATTGGCCTCTGTACTTGCATGGGATCCCGATGTTGTGGTCCTCGATGAGCCTACGATAGGTCAGGACTACCGACAGAAGGAGAGGCTCAGACATTTTCTTGAGCAACTTAGGATCCAGGGGAAGACGATTATTATAGTGACTCACGATGTTGAGTTCGTAGCTGATATAGAGCCCCGCATTATCCTCATGGCAGAGGGAGGGATAATCGGAGACGGTACCACCAAAGAAATTATGACCAACGTTACGGCCATGAGCAAAGCATCTGTAGCTCCCCCTATGATCACTAAAGTCTTTTCCAAGCTATCTGAATACGGCCTCCCACGTGATGTAGTTGACGTTGATGAGGCCGCCAAGCTATTAA comes from the Candidatus Bathyarchaeota archaeon genome and includes:
- a CDS encoding energy-coupling factor transporter ATPase; the protein is MGIIEVKDLRYTYPNNKSSALKGVNLSINEGEFILLTGPSGCGKTTFSRCLNGLIPHFYSGDLNGSVTVNGLNVLDHATSKLAPNVGLIFQNPDNQIFALTVEKDVAFGLENLGIPKEQMMRDISWALKATGIDHLRNRGTHELSGGQKQRLAIASILAMRPKILVLDEPTSFLDPIGAEKLFEVLETLNIDHRITIILIEHRVDIAAKYANKVVVFGNGGIVNIGSPEDIFLSEDTRLAGVGIPKLVELTKKLRSRGISIPETPLSLEAFIQQINPLMGKARAKSKNVISPGFEEFITKHHSSPLIKIERLSFAYPSGVKALRGISLTIHKGEFVAIMGENGAGKTTLVKHLNGLLRPHDGRIAFNGADIANLSVAALARKIGLVFQNPDDQLFSETVETEISFALNNFGFKKNEVEKRVEWALNLLNIKKYCKSSPFLLSGGERKRVALASVLAWDPDVVVLDEPTIGQDYRQKERLRHFLEQLRIQGKTIIIVTHDVEFVADIEPRIILMAEGGIIGDGTTKEIMTNVTAMSKASVAPPMITKVFSKLSEYGLPRDVVDVDEAAKLLIHLTEGSN